The Deltaproteobacteria bacterium genomic sequence AGTATACAAAATCGCCATACGCTTGCCTTTTTTCATCTTTTTGATTCTTGTTTCCGTGTATCTGCGTTCTTTTTTCGTCCCCATTGCACCTTGCAACCCTTCCTGTGGATCAGACTCGTAAGCTAGGGTATTTTATCCGGACTGTCAAGCCAAGAAGCAAAAACCACAGATTTCATTTGCCTTCAGGACAACGCCCGAGACCATCTACAGTCACCCCGCCTCATCAGGCGGCATCGCAATTCAGGGCTCCAGGGCTGGTCTCATTTGCCAATCATGCAGGCGGTTGTCGATCCCCTAATCTCTCATACCATCGAGACGTCGCAAACCGGAATGCCGTGCGGCGTCCACGGCAAGCCCGAATTCTTTCCGGGATATTCGCCGGGCAATCAAGGGATCCGTCATTGCCTTGCCGGCCGGGTGGTACTGGGCCATGATGTTCACATAGGTACGGGGGGATATCTCCTCCGCCAGAAAACGCATAATATCCCCTGTCCCGGCCATTCCACCCGGCATGACCAGATGCCGGACAAGGAGTCCCCTCCGCGCTATCCCATCCTGGTCAATCACAAGATCACCCACCTGACGGTGCATCTCCCGGATGGCCGCGCAGACCCTTTCCCGATAATCCGTGACATGGCAGAACCGTTCCGCCCACCGGTTATCCCAGAATTTGAAATCGGGCATATAAAGATCGATAACGCCATCCAGCATGCGAAGCGTTTCCACCTCGTCATAGCCGCCCGAATTATAGACCAGAGGAATGTTCAGGCCTTGTTCAACAGCCGGAATCAGCGCCTCCAGTATCTGGGGCACCATGTGGGTCGGACTGACCAGGTTGACGTTGTGGCAACCACGTCTTTGAAGCGACATCATCATGTCGGCGAGTTCGTGTTTATCCACGGGATCACCTTCCATCAGATGGCTGACTTCGTAATTTTGACAAAAAATGCACAAAAGATTGCAGGAACTGAAAAAGATTGTCCCGGAACCGCCGGTCCCAACCAGGGGAGATTCTTCCCCGAAATGGCTGTGAAAACTGGAAACCCGGGCTTGTCTGCCGACGCGACAGACACCCACATCCTCCGATAGACGGTTTGCGCCACAATGGCGGGGACACAGGCGGCAGGCGGAAAGTACTTCCAAAGCCCGCAAGGTCCGTGTTTCCAATACCTTTGCC encodes the following:
- a CDS encoding radical SAM protein, with the protein product MGEFVPSYVNLYQAKVLETRTLRALEVLSACRLCPRHCGANRLSEDVGVCRVGRQARVSSFHSHFGEESPLVGTGGSGTIFFSSCNLLCIFCQNYEVSHLMEGDPVDKHELADMMMSLQRRGCHNVNLVSPTHMVPQILEALIPAVEQGLNIPLVYNSGGYDEVETLRMLDGVIDLYMPDFKFWDNRWAERFCHVTDYRERVCAAIREMHRQVGDLVIDQDGIARRGLLVRHLVMPGGMAGTGDIMRFLAEEISPRTYVNIMAQYHPAGKAMTDPLIARRISRKEFGLAVDAARHSGLRRLDGMRD